Proteins co-encoded in one Actinomadura luteofluorescens genomic window:
- the kdpA gene encoding potassium-transporting ATPase subunit KdpA — MSPTVAGVLFLGSLLLALALSHRPLGDYMYRVYSGTRHSRVERVLYRLVGVDPEAEQRWSVYARSVLAFSAVSVLFLYGFQRLQNHLLLSLGFDPVKPDQAWNTAVSFVTNTNWQSYSGESTMGHLVQMAGLAVQNFVSAAVGMAVAVALVRGFARRRSDHLGNFWVDLTRGSLRVLLPIAFVGAVVLVSGGLVQNFWDPAHHTVDTIAGGAQTLTGGPVASQEAIKELGTNGGGFYNANSSHPFENAAAWTNWLEIFLILVIPFALTRTFGRMVGQPRQGYAIAAVMALLALVSVSLTMIFQGLHHGTVPTAAGAATEGTEARFGVLNSAVFAAATTLTSTGAVDSFHDSYTSLGGMMTLFNMMLGEVAPGGVGAGLYGMLVLAVITVFVAGLMVGRTPEYLGKRIGSREIKFAALYFLVTPALVLTGSAAAMATGSGRAGLLNSGPHGLSEVLYAFTSASNNNGSAFAGLTVSTVWYDTALGLCMAFGRFLPIIFVLALAGSLARQGRTPESDGTLPTHRPQFVGLVAGVTVVLVALTFLPALALGPLAEGIH; from the coding sequence GTGAGCCCCACGGTCGCCGGGGTCCTTTTCCTCGGCTCTCTCCTGCTCGCCCTCGCTCTGTCGCACAGGCCATTGGGCGACTACATGTACAGGGTCTATTCCGGGACGCGGCATTCGCGCGTGGAGCGCGTGCTCTACCGGCTGGTCGGGGTCGATCCCGAGGCCGAGCAGAGGTGGAGCGTCTACGCGCGCAGCGTCCTGGCCTTCTCCGCCGTCAGCGTGCTGTTCCTCTACGGCTTCCAGCGCCTGCAGAACCACCTGCTCCTCAGCCTGGGATTCGACCCGGTCAAGCCCGACCAGGCCTGGAACACCGCCGTCAGCTTCGTGACCAACACCAACTGGCAGTCGTACTCGGGCGAGTCGACGATGGGCCACCTAGTGCAGATGGCCGGGCTCGCGGTGCAGAACTTCGTCTCCGCCGCCGTCGGCATGGCCGTGGCCGTCGCTCTGGTGCGCGGATTCGCGCGCCGCAGGAGCGACCATCTCGGCAACTTCTGGGTCGACCTGACCAGGGGATCGCTGCGGGTCCTGCTGCCCATCGCCTTCGTCGGCGCCGTCGTGCTGGTGTCCGGCGGCCTGGTGCAGAACTTCTGGGATCCCGCGCACCACACCGTGGACACGATCGCCGGGGGCGCCCAGACGCTGACGGGCGGCCCGGTGGCGTCCCAGGAGGCGATCAAGGAACTCGGGACGAACGGCGGAGGCTTCTACAACGCCAACTCCTCGCACCCCTTCGAGAACGCCGCGGCGTGGACGAACTGGCTGGAGATCTTTCTGATCCTGGTCATCCCGTTCGCGCTGACCCGGACCTTCGGCCGCATGGTCGGCCAGCCGCGGCAGGGGTATGCGATCGCGGCGGTCATGGCCCTCCTCGCCCTGGTGAGCGTCTCGCTCACGATGATCTTCCAGGGCCTGCACCACGGCACGGTGCCGACCGCGGCCGGCGCGGCGACGGAGGGCACCGAAGCGCGTTTCGGGGTGCTGAACTCGGCGGTGTTCGCCGCGGCGACCACGCTGACCTCGACCGGCGCCGTGGACTCCTTCCACGACTCCTACACCAGCCTCGGCGGCATGATGACGCTGTTCAACATGATGCTCGGCGAGGTGGCGCCCGGCGGCGTGGGCGCGGGCCTGTACGGGATGCTGGTCCTCGCCGTGATCACGGTGTTCGTGGCGGGGCTGATGGTGGGCCGCACGCCCGAGTACCTGGGCAAGCGGATCGGGTCCCGGGAGATCAAGTTCGCCGCGCTGTACTTCCTGGTCACGCCCGCGCTCGTGCTGACCGGGAGCGCCGCGGCGATGGCGACCGGGAGCGGCCGCGCGGGTCTGCTGAACTCCGGGCCGCATGGACTGTCGGAGGTCCTGTACGCGTTCACCTCCGCCTCCAACAACAACGGCTCGGCGTTCGCCGGCCTCACGGTCAGCACGGTCTGGTACGACACGGCGCTCGGCCTGTGCATGGCCTTCGGCCGGTTCCTGCCGATCATCTTCGTGCTCGCCCTGGCCGGCTCGCTGGCCCGCCAGGGGCGCACCCCCGAATCGGACGGCACCCTGCCCACGCACCGGCCCCAGTTCGTCGGGCTGGTCGCGGGCGTCACCGTCGTCCTCGTCGCGCTGACGTTCCTGCCCGCGCTCGCGCTCGGGCCGCTGGCAGAAGGAATCCACTGA
- the kdpF gene encoding K(+)-transporting ATPase subunit F yields the protein MTVENGIGLALAVLLVAFLVAALLFPERF from the coding sequence GTGACCGTAGAGAACGGAATCGGACTGGCGCTGGCCGTCCTGCTGGTCGCCTTCCTGGTCGCGGCCCTTCTTTTCCCGGAGCGTTTCTAG
- the kdpB gene encoding potassium-transporting ATPase subunit KdpB: MTTTQTARVPAQSPAPEPSGRVQGGLLDPRQMLRSLPDALRKLDPRTLWRNPVMLIVEVGAVWSTVLAVTAPTWFAWLVVGWLWLTVVFANLAEAVAEGRGKAQADTLRRAKRDMTARRLVGWRPAAVDVREEPVPAPRLVRGDIVVVEAGEIIPADGDVVDGIASVDESAITGESAPVIRESGGDRSAVTGGTKVLSDRIVVRVTQRPGESFIDRMIALVEGSSRQKTPNEIALNILLAALTLIFLLATATLQPLAIYSKDTSPGVPDSPALGADGVTGIVLVSLLVCLIPTTIGALLSAIGIAGMDRLVQRNVLAMSGRAVEAAGDVNTLLLDKTGTITLGNRQAAEFLPLAGVPEAELADAAQLSSLADETPEGRSVVVLAKQRYGLRERTPGELSHAEWVPFTAQTRMSGVDLDEGTKRSLRKGAAGAVTDWVRKQGGAVPPMLGQIVDGISASGGTPLVVGESSGGGARVLGVIHLKDVVKQGMRERFAAMRAMGIRTVMITGDNPLTAKAIADEAGVDDFLAEARPEDKLALIKKEQEGGRLVAMTGDGTNDAPALAQADVGVAMNTGTSAAKEAGNMVDLDSDPTKLIEIVQIGKQLLITRGALTTFSIANDLAKYFAIIPALFVTLFPGLDALNIMRLASPQSAILSAVVFNALVIVALIPLALRGVKYRPSNASRLLSRNLGVYGLGGIVAPFAGIKLIDLIVQFLPGMS; this comes from the coding sequence ATGACCACGACGCAGACCGCGCGGGTCCCCGCGCAGTCACCCGCCCCCGAACCCTCGGGCCGCGTCCAGGGCGGCCTGCTCGACCCGCGGCAGATGCTGCGGTCCCTGCCGGACGCGCTCCGGAAACTGGACCCCCGGACGCTGTGGCGGAACCCGGTGATGCTGATCGTCGAGGTCGGCGCCGTGTGGTCCACGGTGCTGGCGGTCACCGCTCCGACGTGGTTCGCCTGGCTCGTCGTCGGCTGGCTGTGGCTCACGGTGGTCTTCGCCAACCTGGCGGAGGCGGTGGCCGAGGGCCGCGGCAAGGCCCAGGCGGACACGCTCCGGCGGGCCAAGCGGGACATGACGGCCCGGCGCCTGGTCGGCTGGCGGCCCGCGGCGGTGGACGTGCGGGAGGAGCCGGTTCCCGCGCCCCGACTCGTGCGGGGCGACATCGTGGTCGTCGAGGCCGGGGAGATCATCCCGGCGGACGGCGACGTCGTGGACGGCATCGCGAGCGTGGACGAGTCGGCGATCACGGGGGAGTCGGCCCCGGTGATCCGGGAGTCGGGCGGGGACCGCTCGGCGGTGACGGGCGGGACGAAGGTGCTGTCGGACCGCATCGTGGTGCGGGTGACCCAGCGGCCCGGCGAGAGCTTCATCGACCGGATGATCGCGCTGGTGGAGGGATCGAGCCGGCAGAAGACGCCGAACGAGATCGCGCTGAACATCCTGCTCGCCGCGCTGACGCTGATCTTCCTGCTCGCCACCGCGACGCTCCAGCCCCTGGCGATCTACTCCAAGGACACCAGTCCCGGAGTGCCGGACTCGCCGGCCCTGGGCGCGGACGGGGTCACCGGGATCGTGCTGGTGTCGCTGCTGGTGTGCCTGATCCCGACGACGATCGGGGCGCTGCTCAGCGCCATCGGCATCGCCGGGATGGACCGTCTCGTGCAGCGCAACGTGCTGGCGATGTCGGGGCGCGCGGTGGAGGCCGCGGGCGATGTCAACACCCTGTTGCTGGACAAGACCGGCACCATCACCCTCGGGAACCGGCAGGCGGCCGAGTTCCTTCCGCTCGCCGGGGTGCCGGAGGCGGAACTGGCCGACGCTGCGCAGCTGTCCAGCCTCGCCGACGAGACGCCCGAGGGCCGTTCGGTGGTCGTCCTGGCCAAGCAGCGGTACGGACTCCGCGAGCGCACGCCCGGGGAGCTCTCCCACGCCGAGTGGGTGCCGTTCACCGCCCAGACCCGCATGTCGGGCGTCGACCTGGACGAGGGGACGAAGCGGTCGCTGCGCAAGGGCGCGGCCGGAGCGGTCACCGACTGGGTCCGCAAGCAGGGCGGCGCCGTGCCGCCCATGCTCGGCCAGATCGTGGACGGCATCTCCGCTTCCGGCGGGACACCGCTCGTGGTCGGCGAGTCCTCTGGCGGAGGGGCGCGCGTCCTGGGCGTGATCCACCTCAAGGACGTGGTCAAGCAGGGCATGCGGGAGCGGTTCGCCGCGATGCGGGCGATGGGCATCCGCACCGTCATGATCACCGGTGACAACCCGCTGACCGCCAAGGCGATCGCCGACGAGGCGGGCGTGGACGACTTCCTCGCCGAGGCCAGGCCCGAGGACAAACTCGCCCTGATCAAGAAGGAGCAGGAGGGCGGGCGCCTCGTCGCCATGACCGGGGACGGCACCAACGATGCCCCTGCGCTGGCCCAGGCCGACGTCGGCGTCGCCATGAACACCGGCACCTCCGCCGCCAAGGAGGCCGGGAACATGGTCGACCTGGACTCCGATCCCACCAAGCTCATCGAGATCGTCCAGATCGGCAAGCAGTTGCTGATCACGCGCGGTGCGCTGACCACGTTCTCCATCGCCAACGACCTCGCCAAGTACTTCGCGATCATCCCGGCGCTGTTCGTGACGCTCTTCCCCGGTCTGGACGCGCTCAACATCATGCGCCTGGCCAGCCCGCAGTCGGCGATCCTGTCGGCCGTGGTGTTCAACGCGCTGGTCATCGTCGCGCTGATCCCGCTGGCGCTGCGCGGTGTCAAGTACCGGCCGAGCAACGCGTCCCGGCTGCTGTCGCGCAACCTCGGCGTCTACGGCCTCGGCGGCATCGTCGCGCCGTTCGCCGGCATCAAGCTCATCGACCTCATCGTCCAGTTCCTTCCGGGGATGTCCTGA